GCAAAAAGGGTCGGGGTGAAATGAATGCTTAATGAATTGTATAATCTGAAACTAATTGACCTTTTTATAGCAATTATATCTGGTTCTCCATCTTCTGTCAAAAGGGTTCCTAGTGCAGAGCTCTGAACGTGTTCCAAAATTTCTGATACTATATGCTTCATTATTTCGcgttcttcccttttcttttgaatccAAGGTTGGAGGACCTGTTATGTAGTACAAGTATTGAACATGAACGAGGATGAATCAAGTAGttagtgaaaactccttcatgAATATCTCTGTGATCTAGCAAATTAATCTGCTTTAGCTAGACTCTTGATGAACTTAAAACTTGTTTTTATGGAGGCAATGAGAAATATTTTGAACCAGGTAGCAAAAGATGGTACCTGGTACAAGTGTTTCAGTGACTTTTTGGAGAGATATCGTTTACCCAATGCCTGTTTTGTGTCATCAAGCCATTTTGTAACGCCACTGACAAATTCATCAATGCTAATTTTCTCATCAGCGTCCATGTCAAAATCCCTCAACATCTCTGCCGTTGCTTCATCCTTGTCCAACTCTACATTCCTAAATTTGATTTCCTTGAGCAATTCTTGTAGCTCAGAAACAGAGATGAAGTTGTCCCCATCATGATCCGTATTTCGAAATAGCCTGCAGCAGAGCAGTACGAGTATTTTAATGTTTCTTCAACCAAAATAGATGGAAATTTCAGTTTCCATCTGAATTTGACATCACACCTTCTAATCGCTGTTACATTAGGTGCCCCTTTAGGGGTAAGTACCGCGCCTATTTCATGATTCTGCACATGGTTCAGGATGTCAACCACCAAATGTTCATGTTTTATGTATTCTAATCGTCTTCTTTGGATCCATGGCCGAAAGATCTGCATAGCATTCCCAAGTCAAGATCACCACGAAAATGTTGACAACATTGTGGAAGAAAACTAATCGCTATCATAATGTAGCAAAAATTAAGCACTAAATAGATAAGAGAAAGCTGAATTTGAAATGTACATAGTTAAATGGGGAAAAAACAATAATCTCTGCTTCAAATGAATTACCTGATAGAAGAAGTATACGAGCAAGAATGTGACAGAAATAAGCAGAGAGATAATGATGAAAGCTAGTTCCCCCGAAGAAGATAGACCAAAGACTACTGGAACTTGGATGGTAATAAAGGGTATCACTGAGAGAACCATAATTCTTGCTGTGTGCGATGTCCTTGTATCCATTGTCAAGCCATAACCTGCGACAGCAACAATTTATGCTAAGCTAAATATATGGCACTAGTTTAGGTAGATGTTAAAGGCACTCAGAAGCTATTCAAGTGGAAAATGAAATTAGGAATAAACCCTTTGATCGGGAAAATAATCTCTTGAATTGGCTTCGATTGCTAGTACTGGAACTTGCGAAAGAAGTACGTTTCTTGCCATTGGGGAATTCTTGACTGGCAACGATGACACAAGTTCCCCAAACTATTGTAAGCAGCAAAATTGTTGATCCAGCCAGCAGCCCTGCTCCAGTTAGGACATATTCTTGGGCAGTTTCTCTGCTGTTCAACAGTCCAGATGCTGATAAAAACAGTCGTGAAAAGAAACCAGGACAAATCAAAGGGTTAGCTTAGCTCCTTTCATCTAGAATATTTTGGTCGAGAACTCAGATGATTAAGGGTCTGCTTACCAAGAAGGATGAGAGCTTCTGGAAGAGATCCTAGAACATGAAATGCACTTGCACCAAAAATGCCAGGGCCtagaattttgaaaattcgttCCCCTCCAGAAGCAACTAATGATTCTCCCCGAAACAGCAGGTATTCATACACCACGATAAGGAAGAGATGCCCCAAAAGAGTGTTTGAGCATGGTAAGAAACCATACAGTTGCTTACATCCTTCTGAAGAATCCATCCCTTTGAAAGCTATAAAGGATGATGACTCCTTTTCACGGAAGTCATCAACGCCATCTGAAACCAATTCAAGATGGTTGTCGTGGCCTAGTAATACTCTACCAGCTGCAACGTTGGCTGTCAATAGCAATAGAAGAAAAAAATCCACAAGCCTTGCAGTTTTTCCCATTAATCTGATCGATATCACGAGTACCGTTGATCCTAAAGAAGCAAGGCAGctgttcaaaaaatttttttttttttatcttcaagAATTGGCAGCTTGGAATGCTGATTAGAAATGAAGTTTGATGAGCCAATGAATTTGTCAAGTTCTTATAATACTACCTACTTTTGGTCAGTTGACCTGGGACAGGAGGAGCTTCTATTCACAGAATCCGAGTTTGAAGCTCATATGATAGCCGCCTGTTGAAACAGgtattagaaaattttgaatatgTAGGCTACAAGTAATTTGTTTCTTGCAAGTTAATGTGTTGATCTGGCCTTTTTCTTGAAGTTGAAACTTCTACCTATATTGCTCCTAGGAAGATTCCTAATACTATCCACATACAACACTAGCAGTATACTTTTCAACGTTCTGTAAATCATTTTCCGAAAGTAAGAATCGGAGAGTCGTGAAACCGATGAACTTATCCGCCCCTGTCACCTTAGATTTTGTCAACACACCTCCACGAACCTTATTAGGGCCAAGTCTATAAAACCGAATCTCTGTCACTtaactcaaaaaaattttttttttaatcacagAGAACACAATTTTGTGGGGTTGGGAGTAGAGGTAATGTAAGTAGGGTGGATTCAAGATCTCTAgcgtaccaaaaaaaaaaaaagaattgaagagAATTAATTGATCAATTGGTTAATCAGATTTATCAAATTTAGATGTAACTAGACTAATATCATGGTTGTTCATTAAATTGTTACCTCATGCAATATATACATGAGTTAAAATCAAGTATATAGGTTATATTCCTATGATTAATAACCGCAATTATTACGTAATGATCTGTATCTGTTGACAAAATTTTCAATCTCTTTTCGTACTTGTTCTAATCACGCAAGTACATACAATTTGTTGAGAATAGAGTAAAAAACTTGAGGAGCCCTTAAATTACCATCGTTGTCGAGTTCTGGTCCCGATCTAATTTTTATTTCCGATGAGCTActaaacaattaaaaatgcaTAGCTTAAGTGCTTCCGGTCATTTTATACCGAAGTCAAGCTGGAATTAAAGGGCAATTTCGTCCAACCATAATTGAAACATCTGGACCAAAATTAGCATTAGATCCTTTAGACAAGAATTCTAACACAAAAAAGCAGTAGATCTTCACCTTGAACCGTTTACCAATAATCTCCTTGTACCTAAAGATAGAATCCAACCTCTGCAAGCAAAAGCTCTACCAGCGGTGTGGGGAACAACACAGTGACTAGCAACCCAGCCAATCAAGCATCTTGGTGGCATGGTTCAAAGTCACGGTTGCGGTCGCGGTCGCGGCCCGGAACGTTCCACATCGATCTCGGCATATCGGTCGCGGTCTCCGTGAAACgcaaattttaaagtatttaatattctaaaaattcttaataatataaaaaagtatgctaaataaaaataattaaaaaatagcaaaagaaacggCCAAGTCAATCCGTCGCGGTGTGACTCGGATGATTTCTCGTCTTGATTCGGGATAACTCGgtgtgactcggccgagtcaatcCGTCGTGGTGACAACTCGGCCGATTTCTCGACGAGTCAAGTATTTCGATATCGTTTTGTCACGGTATCGTATCGGTAGGAGCcgagacggtgacgactcggccgaatcgtctcggtctcggccgagacttcgaaccatgcttggtggtggtggtggtagcGGAAATGGCATGGGTGGTATTGGAAGCATTTGTACCATTGGAAATCCTAGTTGGCATGCCTTTCGTGATGGCGAATGCTCAGGACTTTATCCACAAAGCCACCCATGGCTGGCCGAAGCACATCGATAACGACGTTTGGGATGTGGCCGTGGAAAGACGGGACAAGAAGCTCATGGAAATGCTATCCTCTTCTTCTACTCCTGATTAACAATCTAACTAAGGAAGCACTATGGCCTATCGGTGAATTTTTGGATCTCTTCATGTTTTGCAAGCATTGAAGTTGTAAGCAGACAAGTTGAATTGTTGTCTTCCTTCTGCAGCTCACTTTAAacttttgaacaaaaaaaaaaaaaaggaacaagctATTGATGTTGATTGTCTGGATTTGGTGGATGATAAAATAACAAGAGATGTTtgagtaataataataataataaatccaGCTCCTGCTACTTCAACTATTACTTAAAACCTGTAGATGAAATCATTAgcggagagagagaaaattatgtgcttttaattcttttcttgATACTTCAAATGTGGTTGGACAATAATATCAATTGCTTCTGGCTTGACTCACATATAAAATGATCGGAAGCGCTTAAattatgtattttttattatttaaggGCTCATCCAAGATAAAAATTAGATCGGAGGCCAGAAATTGACAACGGTGATAGTTTGAAGACTCCCCAAATTTTTTACTCTTGGGAATATATATATGAAGGATAAGATTCCCACTGGGTGACCTTTTAGCTTTTAGTCCGGGCTCTCAGACCTCATAAAGCTCAGATATTAGATGGGTTTAGTTTAGGCCTTTAGATTCGTAAGCCTTTTGTGGTAAAAATTGGGCctaaacttgtaatttttagtgTCCAAGTCCAAGCTTTGTCAAGGCCAGAGCCTTACCCATTCGAAAGCCTAATCAGGAATCAGGACTGCCTCCCGTGTCAAGCAACAATTAGAAGACTTCGATTTTCCTGATCAGGGTGATATTGGAATGTTTTAATATGGGCTGACAATCAAGTATCCACCAGTTGTGTAAACCCGTAGACTGCAGAAATCTTAAGATCAAAGTTTTGAATTCGAAATCTCTTatttatattaaaattttttttaaagttaattgatatttgatggataagACTCTATTTATCCCCTCTAAGTTATCTATTGAAATATTGATCAATtggatttttttaaaacttgttttaaagaaaaaaattctaaatttgTTTTAATCACCTCGTTTATATCGCAAATATATACTTTTCCCACAAAGTGCTGCCCTATAAAAAAGGATTCATCTTTCTTTACCCTATAAAATAGATTAATCATCTTGATTAATGTTTCTTATTTTGATAATGTACACAACTATTAAAATAAAGAGGATTAATTTTTCTTACGCCCATAGCGCATACAAGAGTAATCTAGGATATATCACACATGACACGTGTTAAATTTGAATATTAACTTTAAGTTTTACATATGTGATATGTACTCAAATTCGCGTatgttaaattttaaattttatacgTATGGCATGCATCCAAATTCAACTCTAAATTTTAAGCATACGTATGCATTCAAGTCCATGTGTACACTTAAAAATATATGAACGATGCTTTGAGGTGTGAATGGTCAAATTTTATTAGCCCATATGGAACGACAGCACTTTAGAAATTGATGGGAAGATGTCGAAGCACTGAATTGTGTAAAATAGCGAGATTGAGATTGTCATTGTCGAGACGAAAAGTTCATTTGGGCCACCAAAAGAATGCGCGGTTAAAGAACATGTGCTGCCAAATTTTCCTGCGTGGCAGAAGAATAAAGAATAGTGATGGCAATTAGTTAGGAAGTTGTGTATAAACATGTCAAGCAAGCAACTGCATGCAATCAAGACAGACTTTGGCTAGTAAACAAGTTGAACTTGGATTCAAGTGCTGAGGACATTGATAGATTACGGACGTTGATTCAAGTGTCAAAGTTGAAGCATCTGAATGTAACAGTTTTTCTTGGAAACTCAGTGCAGGAAAGTCTTGATCCAACAAAGACTGTTGGTCTATTATATATGGCATTAATGACAAGAATCTATAATATAAAACTTACGTAGCAAAGTCTACCTAACGCCAGAATGAATTGTGTATTTGTACCTCTGATCTGAACTAGCTATATCACAAAAATGTGCCATTAAAAATTCATAGCTAAGCtttcaaaaacaaacatactcaCGTACATGAGTGCGTAGATTGGTTTGCTGACAATCTTGCTGATGCAGGAGTGCTGCATTATGCCTGCAGCACTGGATTTTTTGTGGAAATTTCTGGAGATCAGGAGAAGTTTCATTGATTTGGGATTGCTATGAAATTCCACGTTATTGGCCCTTGTTTCACTTATCAATGCCACTCACTTTGATTGTGGCTTGATAGTTTAGGAATCCTGCATCAAAAGCACTGAAACTGTACAAATATGTATATAACTCATCACACCTTCATCTACGAACTGCTCTCCAGCTTGAACTTTAATCAGTCGTTTTAAGTAATGTATTTCCTCAAAAGATTTTCTTCACCAAAGTTACTAAATTCATTTGCGCCACAAAATTGTATCTGTATGCATATTAATCTCTTAGCATCCAAATAACTTCAAATATGTTCTCCTTGCGCCTCTTCTCGATGAGGTAAATATTCTATCCTGGACTGCCTCTTAATCTGGCATATCTACCTACTGGCACTGACACTAATCCT
The DNA window shown above is from Coffea arabica cultivar ET-39 chromosome 5e, Coffea Arabica ET-39 HiFi, whole genome shotgun sequence and carries:
- the LOC113687843 gene encoding sodium/calcium exchanger NCL2-like codes for the protein MGKTARLVDFFLLLLLTANVAAGRVLLGHDNHLELVSDGVDDFREKESSSFIAFKGMDSSEGCKQLYGFLPCSNTLLGHLFLIVVYEYLLFRGESLVASGGERIFKILGPGIFGASAFHVLGSLPEALILLASGLLNSRETAQEYVLTGAGLLAGSTILLLTIVWGTCVIVASQEFPNGKKRTSFASSSTSNRSQFKRLFSRSKGYGLTMDTRTSHTARIMVLSVIPFITIQVPVVFGLSSSGELAFIIISLLISVTFLLVYFFYQIFRPWIQRRRLEYIKHEHLVVDILNHVQNHEIGAVLTPKGAPNVTAIRRLFRNTDHDGDNFISVSELQELLKEIKFRNVELDKDEATAEMLRDFDMDADEKISIDEFVSGVTKWLDDTKQALGKRYLSKKSLKHLYQVLQPWIQKKREEREIMKHIVSEILEHVQSSALGTLLTEDGEPDIIAIKRLFDSIDEDKDNRISFSELKTLLTEINFGPTSLSVDDAVAKMMEELDTDGDRMLNEEEFATGLSKWLQKNDNASTNSKESEDENFQKSWEQTDQLLEVKSINKSLLAWTKAIFLLVLGTGMLGILAEPLIESVQNFSEAANMPSFFISFILVPLATNARIAISAISEARRKKPRTTSLTFSEIYGGVFMNNMLGFSVLLSLIYFRGLTWIFSAEVVIVLIVSAIVGLIATFSSIIPLWTSLVAYFLYPLSLVLVYLLHA